Sequence from the Microbacterium dextranolyticum genome:
CCGCGAGAAGACCCGCCGCACCGCCGCGCAGTACATCGCCGCGGGCATCGAGCCCGCCAAGTCGACGCTGTACGTGCAGTCGCAGGTGCCCGCCCACGCGGAGCTCGCCTGGGTGCTCGGGACGATCACCGGCTTCGGAGAGGCCGGTCGCATGACGCAGTTCAAGGACAAGTCCGCGCGCTACGGCTCCGACGCGACGAGCGTGGGCCTGTTCACGTACCCGATCCTCATGGCCGCCGACATCCTGCTCTACCAGACCGACATCGTGCCGGTCGGTGACGATCAGAAGCAGCACGTCGAGCTCACCCGTGACCTCGCCGAGCGCTTCAACTCCCGCTACGGCACAGCGTTCACGGTGCCGATCCCGGTCATCCAGAAGGAGACCGCGCGCATCTACGATCTGCAGAACCCGACGTCGAAGATGAGCAAGTCCGCCGAGTCGGATGCCGGTGTGCTGTGGTTGCTCGATGACCCGGCGGTCTCGGCGAAGAAGATCATGCGCGCCGTCACCGACAACGACGGCTCGGTGCGCTACGACCGCGACGAGAAGCCCGGCGTCTCGAACCTGCTCACGATCTACGCGGCCCTCACCGGTCGCCAGATCCCCTCGATCGAGGACGAGTACGCGGGCCGCGGCTACGGGGACTTCAAGAAAGGTCTCGCCGAGGTCGTCGTGAACGAGTTCGGTCCGGTGCGCGCCCGCGCCCTGGAGCTGCTCGCCGACCCCGCCGAACTCGACCGGGTGCTGGCATCCAACGCCGATCGGGCCGCCGAGGTCGCCGACGCGACACTCGCGGACGTGTACGACAAGATCGGTTTCCTCCGCCGCCGCTGACGCACCGCTCGAGAGGAGCGATCGATGGAGCCGGTGACACTGCGCACCGAGCGGCTCGAGCTGTCGGCGCCGCATGAGGGCGACGTCGACGCGGTTTTCGCGGCGTGCCAGGACGCGGACATCCAGCGCTTCACGACCGTCCCGTCGCCGTACGAGCGCTCGCATGCCGAAGGGTTCGTCACGAAGACCGCACAGTGGTGGGCGGAGGGCACCGAGACGACCTGGGCGATGCGGCACGAGGGCACCCTCGTCGGGATGATCGGCCTGCACCGACTCGGTGCCGGCGCGGGCGAGATCGGTTACTGGATGGCTCCTGCCGCGCGGGGACGGGGGCTGGCGAGCGAGGCCGCGCGCGCCGTCGTGGACTGGGGCTTCCACCCGGACGGCCTCGGGCTGGCACGGATCGAGTGGCGCGCGGTGACGTCGAACCCCGCGTCCGCGCGCATCGCGCACTCGCTCGGGTTCCGCTACGAAGGCATGGTGCGCGCGGCGCTCGTGAACGGCGCCGGTGTCCGCTCCGACGGCTACATCGCCGGGCTCCTCGCCGACGACGACCGCACCCCGCAGATCTGGCCGATAAGCGGCTTCTGAGTTCGACGCCGCCCGGCCCGCCCGCGTGTCGGGGGTGCGTGCCAGGATGGGGCCATGCCCGAGATGCCGGAGGTACAGGGGCTCGTCGACTTCATGAACGACCGCGTCGTCGGGCTCGAGGTCACGAAGGCGACGGTCACGAACATCGCCGCCCTGAAGACCTACGATCCCCCGCTCGACGCCCTCGTCGGTGCCCGGGTCGAGGGCGCGAGGCGGCACGGCAAGTTCCTCGACCTCGCGACAGCGAGGCCAGACGGTGGTTCGCCCCACCTCGTGTTCCATCTGGCGAAGGCCGGGTGGCTGCGCTGGTACGAGCAGGTGCCGAGCACCGTCATCCGTCCCGGCAAGAGCCCGATCGCCCTGCGGATCGGGTTCGACGACGGGTCGGGCTTCGACCTCACCGAGGCGGGCACGAAGAAATCCCTCGCGGTGTACGTCGTCAGAGACGCCGTCGACGTCCCCGGCATCGCGCGGCTCGGCCCCGATCCTCTGGATGCGACCTTCACGCGCGACACCCTCGCGGGCCTGCTCGAGGGGCGACGCACCCAGATCAAGGGCGTGCTGCGCGACCAGACGATCATCGCCGGGGTCGGCAACGCCTACTCCGACGAGATCCTGCACGCCGCGAGAATGTCGCCGTACGCGTTGGCCGCGGCCCTTGGCGACGACGAGGTGACGCGCCTGTACGAGGCGATGCGGCACACGCTGACGGATGCCGTGGCGGCCGCCTCGGGCCGGCCGCCGGCCGATCTCAAGGATGCGAAGCGCCGCGGCATGTCCGTCCACGGGCGACGCGGCGAGGCATGCCCCGTCTGCGGAGACGAGGTACGCAGCGTCTTCTTCGCCGACAACTCTCTCGAGTACTGCCCGACCTGCCAGACCGGCGGCAAGCTCCTCGCCGACCGCCGGCTCAGCCGACTGCTGAAGTAGCCCGCGGCGCAACCGGGATCATGCCACCGGCGTGCTCCCCGCCCACGACTCGTCGGCGGCGTGCACGCGCTCCCGGGCGCGGTCGATCTCGGCGGCGACCGCCGCGGCATCCCATTCGAGCGTCGACGCGACCGCCTCGGCCACCTCGGTGACGGCGTCGGCCGTGGCCAGGCCGCGGAACGCGATCGACGTGCGGCGCATCAGCAGATCGTCCAGGTGGACCACGCGCTCGGTCGCCGCCAGGTGCCGCAGCTCGGCCGCGCTGTACTCCGGCAGCGTCGCGAGCGGCTGGTCGTCCGTTCCTACGACGCGGATGGCGTCGATCACGCGTTCGGCCGCGGTGCCGTAGCGCTCCAGCAGTCGCGCGGCGCGGGCGTGTCCGAGCCCCGACGCGTGTGCGGCGATCCACTGCCGGCGGGCGCGCTCGGTGGTCGGATACCCCGCGCCGCCTCCGATCGGCAGCCCTCGAGTCGAGCGCCGCCGCGGCAGGGAGAGTTCGGCGAGAACGCGGTCCGCGAGGTGCTCGGCCGAGGCGCGGAACGTCGTCCACTTGCCGCCGACGAGGCTCAGCACTCGCGGCGACCCTGTGCCGGCGAGGCCGCGCGCCTCGATCCGGTAGTCGCGCGAGACGAAACCGGGGGCGGTGCCGCCGTGACCGGGAAGGGGGCGCACCCCCGAGAACCGGTAGACGATCTGGGAACGGTCGACGGCGATCGACGGAAAGACGTGCGCGACGAGCTCGAAGAAGTAGTCGACCTCCTCTTCCGTGCACACGGCCGGTTCGGCCATGTCGTGCTCGAGGTCGGTGGTGCCGACGAGCACGCGACCGTGCAGCGGATAGATGAGCACGATGCGACCGTCCGAGTGCTCGAAGAACAGTTCGCGTCCCCCCGTGGCGGCGAGAAGCTCCGGGTGGTCGAGCACGATGTGCGACCCCTTCGTGCCGCCCATGAACGCCGTGGGCTCACCGAGCGCGCTGTTGGTGAGGTCGGTCCAGGGCCCGGCGGCGTTCACGACCACCTCGGCGGTGAAGGGGTACTCGCCGTTCTCGTCGCGCAGCACGACGGCGTCACCGCGCGCGCCGACCGCCGCCGTGTAGTTCACCGCGCGCGCCCGGTCGGCGGCGCGATCCGCTCCCGAGGTCCGGCCGTCGCGAACCCCGTCGCGCAGAAGGTCGATCGCGAGGCGCTCCGGGTCGCGCAGCGAGGCATCCCAGTACGTCGCCGTGTAGGCGACGCGCGGGTCGAGCTGCGGCAGCTGTGCGAGCGAGCGGCGCCGCCCGTGGAAGGCGTGGCGGGGAACGGCGCCCCGACCGAGGAACCCGCCACCGCGCGAGAACGAGTCGTAGATGACGAGCCCGATCTTGATCAGCGCCGCACCCCGTTCGCGGTGCGCTCCCGAGCCGTGGCGCACGAAGCGCAGCGGAGCGGAGAGGAGCCCCGAGAACGTCGAGTAGATCGGGATGGTCGTCTGCAGGGGGCGCACGACGTGCGGCGCGGTCTTCAGCAGCGCGTTGCGTTCGGTGACGGCCTCGTGCACGAGCCGGAACTCGCCGTTCTCGAGGTAGCGGATGCCGCCGTGGATCATGTGGCTGGATGCCGCGGAGGCACCCGACACGAAATCATCGCGCTCCACGAGCGCCACATCGACGCCCTGCAGGGCGAGGTCGCGGAACGTCGCGATGCCGTTGATGCCGCCGCCGATGATGAGGACGTCCGCGTGCGGGCGCGCACGCAGGTCGCCGCGGGTGTGTGCCGTACCGGCGGTCTCTGCCATGTTCGCCCCCTCGAGCTCCCGTGCTCCCCAGGCTAGGCGCGAACCCGCCGGTGCCGCACCCCGGGCATCCCGCGCCCGCGGATGCGCGCGCGCATCGGCCAGGCACCGGGCCGGCGCCGCAGGCCGACACGGAATGAAACCGGAACGGGCGCGTTGAGTAGGATCGAGAGCAGAACAACGTGCTCCGGGGTCGGTGAGAATCCGAACCGGCGGTGAGAGTCCGCGAGCCCGTCCGATCGACAGATCGGCGGGTTGATCCGGTGGAATTCCGGGACCGACGGTGATGCGATGAGGTTCGATGAGAACCTGTCGCTAGTCCGGATGGGAGGAAGCACAGGCGACGCCGTCCGCGGTGTCCGTCGTGCGGACTGCGCATCGCCCCCGGGGCCTCGACGGAGGACCGACGGATGCCGGACGTGCAGCACCACCCCGCGACGGGCGACGACGCCGCGATGCGCCGCGCCCTCGCTCTGGCCCTCCACGGCCCGCGCGGCGTGAACCCGCAGGTGGGTGCCGTGATCCTCTCCCCCGCCGGTGAGATCCTGAGCGAAGGGTGGCACCGCGGTGCGGGCACCCCGCACGCCGAGGTCGACGCCCTCACGACGCTCGGCGCACAGCACGGACCCGATGCCGCACGTGGCGCCACCGCGGTCGTGACTCTGGAACCGTGCAATCACACCG
This genomic interval carries:
- the trpS gene encoding tryptophan--tRNA ligase encodes the protein MTRPRLYSGMQPSADSLQIGNYIGALLQWRDLQDAYEAFFSVVDLHAITVAQDPAELREKTRRTAAQYIAAGIEPAKSTLYVQSQVPAHAELAWVLGTITGFGEAGRMTQFKDKSARYGSDATSVGLFTYPILMAADILLYQTDIVPVGDDQKQHVELTRDLAERFNSRYGTAFTVPIPVIQKETARIYDLQNPTSKMSKSAESDAGVLWLLDDPAVSAKKIMRAVTDNDGSVRYDRDEKPGVSNLLTIYAALTGRQIPSIEDEYAGRGYGDFKKGLAEVVVNEFGPVRARALELLADPAELDRVLASNADRAAEVADATLADVYDKIGFLRRR
- a CDS encoding GNAT family N-acetyltransferase, with the protein product MEPVTLRTERLELSAPHEGDVDAVFAACQDADIQRFTTVPSPYERSHAEGFVTKTAQWWAEGTETTWAMRHEGTLVGMIGLHRLGAGAGEIGYWMAPAARGRGLASEAARAVVDWGFHPDGLGLARIEWRAVTSNPASARIAHSLGFRYEGMVRAALVNGAGVRSDGYIAGLLADDDRTPQIWPISGF
- a CDS encoding Fpg/Nei family DNA glycosylase, translated to MPEMPEVQGLVDFMNDRVVGLEVTKATVTNIAALKTYDPPLDALVGARVEGARRHGKFLDLATARPDGGSPHLVFHLAKAGWLRWYEQVPSTVIRPGKSPIALRIGFDDGSGFDLTEAGTKKSLAVYVVRDAVDVPGIARLGPDPLDATFTRDTLAGLLEGRRTQIKGVLRDQTIIAGVGNAYSDEILHAARMSPYALAAALGDDEVTRLYEAMRHTLTDAVAAASGRPPADLKDAKRRGMSVHGRRGEACPVCGDEVRSVFFADNSLEYCPTCQTGGKLLADRRLSRLLK
- a CDS encoding glycerol-3-phosphate dehydrogenase/oxidase; this translates as MAETAGTAHTRGDLRARPHADVLIIGGGINGIATFRDLALQGVDVALVERDDFVSGASAASSHMIHGGIRYLENGEFRLVHEAVTERNALLKTAPHVVRPLQTTIPIYSTFSGLLSAPLRFVRHGSGAHRERGAALIKIGLVIYDSFSRGGGFLGRGAVPRHAFHGRRRSLAQLPQLDPRVAYTATYWDASLRDPERLAIDLLRDGVRDGRTSGADRAADRARAVNYTAAVGARGDAVVLRDENGEYPFTAEVVVNAAGPWTDLTNSALGEPTAFMGGTKGSHIVLDHPELLAATGGRELFFEHSDGRIVLIYPLHGRVLVGTTDLEHDMAEPAVCTEEEVDYFFELVAHVFPSIAVDRSQIVYRFSGVRPLPGHGGTAPGFVSRDYRIEARGLAGTGSPRVLSLVGGKWTTFRASAEHLADRVLAELSLPRRRSTRGLPIGGGAGYPTTERARRQWIAAHASGLGHARAARLLERYGTAAERVIDAIRVVGTDDQPLATLPEYSAAELRHLAATERVVHLDDLLMRRTSIAFRGLATADAVTEVAEAVASTLEWDAAAVAAEIDRARERVHAADESWAGSTPVA